The Streptomyces sp. HSG2 genome has a segment encoding these proteins:
- a CDS encoding DUF4229 domain-containing protein, protein MLRYTLMRLGIFVGCLVAVWGLVYLGVFPRGLGDSNGMWILLLALLLSAPISLVALRKERDRASAGVVRRVERVKTALEANRGQEDDVDESARTSTS, encoded by the coding sequence ATGCTCCGCTACACGCTGATGCGCCTCGGGATCTTCGTGGGTTGCCTCGTCGCGGTCTGGGGTCTCGTCTACCTCGGCGTCTTCCCTCGCGGTCTCGGCGACTCCAACGGCATGTGGATCCTCCTGCTCGCCCTGCTCCTCTCCGCGCCCATCAGCCTCGTGGCGCTGCGCAAGGAACGGGATCGCGCCTCGGCAGGCGTCGTGCGGCGCGTGGAGCGCGTGAAGACCGCGCTGGAGGCCAACCGAGGCCAAGAGGACGACGTCGACGAGAGTGCCCGCACCTCCACCTCGTGA
- a CDS encoding dicarboxylate/amino acid:cation symporter — protein sequence MSVSSRPKFPKVPFWAQILAGLVLGVLLGWIARNQDVSWLVTALERVGDTFVGLLKLAVAPLVFFAILVSITNLRKVNNAARLASRTLLWFMITSLIAVSIGLAIGLLTNPGAGTGLSPADGAKPENTGSWLDFLTGIVPTDVITPFTELNVLQIVFMAAVAGIAALRLGEKAQPILTLSESILTLLQKALWWVIRLAPIGTAGLIGKAIATYGWDLLGQYATFTADIYVGCALVLFVVYPTLLATVAKVNPIRFFQGAWPAIQLAFVSRSSVGTMPLTQKVTERLGVPREYASFAVPFGATTKMDGCAAIYPAIAAIFVAQIFDVPLGVGDYLLIAFVSVVGSAATAGLTGATVMLTLTLSTLGLPMEGVGLLLAIDPILDMMRTATNVAGQVVAPVLVAARENILDRDKYDSVASSSVDVEEGRAVAAVA from the coding sequence CTGTCCGTGTCTTCACGACCGAAGTTCCCCAAGGTGCCCTTCTGGGCCCAGATACTCGCCGGTCTCGTCCTCGGCGTCCTGCTCGGCTGGATAGCCCGCAACCAGGACGTCTCCTGGCTCGTCACGGCCCTGGAGAGGGTCGGAGACACCTTCGTCGGCCTGTTGAAGCTGGCTGTCGCCCCGTTGGTGTTCTTCGCGATCCTCGTCTCGATCACCAACCTGAGGAAGGTCAACAACGCGGCACGGCTCGCGTCCCGGACCCTCCTCTGGTTCATGATCACTTCGCTGATCGCCGTCAGTATCGGCCTGGCCATCGGCCTGCTCACCAATCCGGGCGCCGGCACGGGCCTCTCGCCGGCCGACGGAGCCAAGCCCGAGAACACCGGTTCCTGGCTGGACTTCCTGACCGGCATCGTCCCGACCGACGTGATCACGCCGTTCACCGAACTGAACGTGTTGCAGATCGTCTTCATGGCCGCCGTCGCCGGCATCGCCGCGCTCCGACTCGGCGAGAAGGCCCAGCCGATCCTCACGCTGAGCGAGTCGATCCTCACCCTCCTTCAGAAGGCGCTGTGGTGGGTCATCCGACTCGCCCCGATCGGCACCGCGGGTCTGATCGGCAAGGCGATCGCGACCTACGGGTGGGACCTGCTCGGCCAGTACGCCACCTTCACCGCGGACATCTACGTCGGCTGCGCCCTCGTCCTCTTCGTGGTCTACCCGACGCTGCTCGCCACGGTGGCCAAGGTCAACCCGATCCGCTTCTTCCAGGGCGCCTGGCCCGCCATTCAGCTGGCCTTCGTCTCCCGCTCGTCGGTCGGCACGATGCCGCTCACGCAGAAGGTCACGGAGCGGTTGGGGGTGCCCCGCGAGTACGCCTCGTTCGCCGTGCCCTTCGGCGCCACCACCAAGATGGACGGCTGCGCGGCCATCTACCCCGCCATCGCCGCGATCTTCGTCGCCCAGATCTTCGACGTCCCGCTGGGCGTGGGCGACTACCTGCTGATCGCCTTCGTCTCGGTGGTCGGTTCCGCCGCCACGGCCGGACTCACCGGCGCGACGGTCATGCTGACGCTCACCCTGTCCACGCTGGGGCTGCCGATGGAGGGGGTCGGCCTGCTGCTCGCCATCGACCCGATCCTGGACATGATGCGCACCGCCACCAACGTCGCCGGCCAGGTCGTGGCCCCGGTACTCGTCGCGGCCCGCGAGAACATCCTCGACCGCGACAAGTACGACAGCGTGGCGTCGTCCTCCGTCGACGTCGAGGAGGGCAGGGCGGTGGCCGCCGTCGC